A single window of Senegalia massiliensis DNA harbors:
- a CDS encoding sigma-54 interaction domain-containing protein, with amino-acid sequence MNHRQSKLSLIRDVVKKYANVVANVLGVDVEIVDKDLNRIAGTGIFKKRVDENILGEAYVYQNVLETGQHKIIENPGEHLLCERCINKGSCSEELELSAPIKLKDEVIGVIGLICSNTVQKQIILSEIDLQLEFLYQISDFISSKVYEYMENERNKSVINVLTNIIDNVDKGIIMTSEEGKISHMNDSAKTQLHINSNQNIENIEFVSKNEFIMGKEEYTIRIGDMKFDLLGNLISLPSVISNYNKVFMFNRIKKMKSEAYALTNAHRTITTDVILGKSKYTNALKERIKKFADSKSTILITGESGTGKELIARTIHSESNRSDKPFVAINCGAIPDELLESELFGYVKGAFTGANSSGRMGKFELANEGVIFLDEIGDMPLHLQVKILRVLQEKKVTRIGSNKPIDLDIRVIAATNKDLKELIKKNNFRDDLYYRLNVIPISIPPLRERIEDIEIIMEQKIKKYNLLFEKDVEGIEEDAKKILLEYPWPGNVRELENTLEYMINLADNYNILKKEMIPENIMNYIQNRDIGNEIETIKKLKDVEKNYIIKALDIYGWDTKGKKMASEKLGIGIATLYRKLDESKCQK; translated from the coding sequence ATGAACCATAGACAGTCAAAATTAAGCCTTATTAGAGACGTTGTAAAGAAATATGCAAATGTAGTTGCAAATGTTCTTGGAGTTGATGTTGAAATAGTTGATAAAGATTTAAATAGAATAGCTGGAACTGGAATATTTAAAAAAAGAGTAGATGAAAATATATTAGGAGAAGCTTATGTTTACCAAAATGTACTAGAAACTGGTCAACATAAAATAATTGAAAATCCTGGAGAACACCTTTTATGTGAAAGGTGTATAAATAAAGGAAGTTGTAGTGAAGAATTAGAATTAAGTGCGCCAATAAAGCTTAAAGATGAAGTAATTGGTGTAATAGGTTTAATTTGTTCAAATACTGTACAAAAACAAATAATACTTTCTGAAATTGATTTGCAACTTGAATTTTTATATCAAATTTCAGACTTTATAAGCTCTAAAGTTTATGAATATATGGAAAATGAAAGAAACAAATCAGTAATAAATGTTCTTACAAATATTATAGATAATGTTGATAAAGGTATAATTATGACAAGTGAAGAAGGTAAAATTTCACATATGAATGATAGTGCCAAAACTCAACTTCACATAAATAGTAATCAAAATATTGAGAATATAGAATTTGTTTCTAAAAATGAATTTATTATGGGGAAAGAAGAATATACAATTAGAATAGGAGATATGAAGTTTGACCTTTTAGGTAATCTTATAAGTTTACCTTCTGTTATATCTAATTATAATAAAGTATTCATGTTTAATAGAATAAAAAAGATGAAATCAGAAGCTTATGCTTTAACTAATGCACATAGGACAATTACTACGGATGTTATATTAGGTAAATCTAAATATACTAATGCTTTAAAAGAAAGAATAAAAAAGTTTGCAGATTCAAAATCTACTATACTTATTACTGGAGAAAGTGGAACAGGAAAGGAACTTATAGCAAGAACAATTCATTCTGAGAGTAATAGAAGTGATAAACCTTTTGTAGCTATAAATTGTGGTGCAATACCAGACGAACTTTTAGAATCAGAACTATTTGGATATGTAAAGGGGGCTTTTACAGGTGCTAATTCAAGTGGACGAATGGGAAAGTTTGAATTGGCAAATGAAGGAGTTATATTTTTAGATGAAATTGGTGACATGCCTTTGCATCTTCAAGTTAAGATATTAAGAGTACTTCAAGAAAAAAAGGTTACTAGAATAGGGTCAAATAAGCCTATAGATCTTGACATAAGGGTTATAGCTGCAACAAATAAGGACTTAAAAGAATTAATTAAAAAGAATAACTTTAGAGATGATTTATATTATAGATTAAATGTAATACCTATTAGTATACCACCATTAAGAGAAAGAATAGAAGATATTGAAATAATAATGGAACAAAAGATAAAAAAATATAATTTATTATTTGAAAAAGATGTTGAAGGAATTGAAGAAGATGCAAAGAAAATTTTACTTGAATATCCTTGGCCAGGAAATGTGCGTGAACTTGAAAACACTTTGGAGTATATGATAAATCTAGCTGATAATTATAACATATTAAAAAAAGAGATGATACCTGAAAATATAATGAATTATATTCAAAATAGAGATATAGGAAACGAAATAGAAACTATAAAGAAACTTAAAGATGTAGAAAAAAACTATATTATTAAAGCCCTTGATATTTATGGCTGGGATACAAAAGGAAAAAAAATGGCGTCTGAAAAATTAGGAATAGGAATAGCAACACTTTATAGGAAACTTGATGAAAGTAAATGTCAAAAATAA